A single window of Caldalkalibacillus thermarum DNA harbors:
- a CDS encoding YjcZ family sporulation protein, whose protein sequence is MSCSRHYAGYPVAGYGPVAPLGGGFALIVVLFILLIIVGCGCFLGLGA, encoded by the coding sequence ATGTCCTGCAGTAGACATTATGCAGGTTACCCTGTAGCTGGTTACGGCCCTGTTGCTCCTCTCGGTGGAGGCTTTGCTTTGATTGTTGTGTTGTTTATCCTGTTGATCATCGTTGGATGCGGTTGCTTCCTCGGCTTGGGCGCCTAA
- a CDS encoding ROK family glucokinase: MTELVQYYFGVDLGGTSIKGAIVSDQGDIAYKTSQPTAVKGDGDVIVQQMEDMLKEALKRLQLDPSRIKGVGIGAPAFMNLETGFVYEAVNLGWKNYPLKERLESKLDLPVFVDNDANTAALGEMWRGAGQGETELLCITLGTGLGAGVIVHGDIYHGARGTAGEMGHVTVVPQGGHPCNCGKTGCLETIASATGIVRLATEALQEHDGSTVSELASIYRTKRRITARDVAAAAQEGDPLARQVLDKVGYYLGLALANYAVCFNPAKIIIGGGVSQAGDVLFAPIRQTYKRFALTHLTGEIDIVPATLGNDAGVIGAAWLAHSRL, encoded by the coding sequence TTGACAGAATTAGTCCAGTACTACTTTGGTGTTGATCTCGGAGGAACATCCATTAAAGGCGCTATCGTTTCGGATCAGGGCGACATCGCCTATAAGACCTCACAGCCTACGGCTGTTAAGGGGGACGGGGATGTCATTGTTCAGCAGATGGAGGATATGCTCAAAGAGGCTCTAAAGCGCCTGCAACTGGATCCTTCCCGGATCAAAGGGGTAGGCATCGGTGCCCCGGCTTTTATGAATTTGGAAACCGGATTTGTGTATGAGGCAGTCAACCTTGGCTGGAAAAACTACCCCCTTAAAGAGCGCTTGGAAAGCAAGTTAGATCTTCCGGTGTTTGTGGACAATGATGCTAACACGGCAGCATTGGGTGAGATGTGGCGGGGCGCTGGACAAGGGGAAACAGAATTGCTGTGCATTACCCTGGGAACCGGTTTGGGTGCAGGTGTCATTGTCCATGGTGATATTTATCACGGGGCCAGGGGGACGGCAGGAGAAATGGGCCATGTGACTGTAGTCCCTCAAGGAGGACATCCCTGTAACTGCGGAAAAACAGGTTGTTTGGAGACCATCGCTTCGGCAACGGGCATCGTCCGTTTAGCCACGGAAGCGCTACAGGAGCACGATGGTTCCACTGTCAGTGAACTTGCCTCCATCTATCGCACGAAGAGACGAATTACGGCCCGCGATGTAGCGGCAGCAGCCCAAGAGGGCGATCCATTGGCCAGGCAAGTGTTGGACAAAGTGGGTTATTACCTTGGTCTTGCTTTGGCCAATTATGCAGTCTGCTTCAACCCCGCCAAAATTATTATCGGGGGTGGGGTGTCCCAGGCGGGAGACGTCTTGTTTGCGCCTATTCGCCAAACTTACAAACGCTTTGCTCTGACCCACCTTACGGGAGAGATTGACATAGTTCCGGCCACATTAGGCAACGATGCCGGTGTGATCGGCGCCGCCTGGCTGGCTCACTCCAGGCTCTAA
- a CDS encoding ABC transporter ATP-binding protein, producing MASIRLHHIYKRYNDEVTAVKDFHLEIEDREFIVLVGPSGCGKSTTLRMIAGLEEITEGELYIGDRLVNDVPPKDRDIAMVFQNYALYPHMNVYDNMAFGLKLRKFKKDEIKKRVHEAAKILGIEHLLDRKPKELSGGQRQRVALGRAIVREPQVFLMDEPLSNLDAKLRVQMRAELIKLHQRLKTTIVYVTHDQTEAMTMATRIVVMKDGMIQQVGVPKEVYDYPNNVFVGGFIGSPAMNFINGHLENGKFIVGEHELVVPEGKMKKLQNYIGKEVILGIRPEDIHDEPLFIESSPGSVINAHIEVAELMGAETYLYSKLAGQEFIARVDSRTDVKNGQNLKLAFDMNKVHFFDVKTEERIK from the coding sequence GTGGCAAGCATTCGGTTACACCATATTTACAAAAGATATAATGATGAGGTGACAGCCGTTAAAGACTTTCACCTTGAAATTGAAGACAGGGAATTTATTGTCCTTGTCGGTCCATCCGGTTGCGGGAAATCGACGACCTTGCGCATGATCGCAGGTTTGGAGGAAATTACTGAAGGGGAACTATATATTGGCGACCGGCTGGTGAACGATGTGCCTCCAAAAGACCGGGATATTGCCATGGTCTTTCAGAATTATGCCTTGTACCCTCATATGAATGTGTATGATAACATGGCTTTTGGTTTAAAATTGCGCAAGTTCAAGAAAGATGAAATTAAGAAACGGGTGCATGAAGCAGCTAAAATTTTAGGCATTGAACATCTGCTGGATCGCAAGCCCAAGGAACTGTCCGGCGGTCAGCGCCAGCGTGTGGCACTGGGGCGGGCCATTGTTCGGGAACCACAGGTGTTCCTCATGGATGAGCCTTTGTCCAACCTGGATGCCAAGCTGCGTGTACAAATGCGTGCTGAATTAATCAAGCTGCACCAGCGTTTAAAAACAACGATTGTCTATGTGACCCACGATCAAACTGAAGCAATGACCATGGCCACGCGGATTGTCGTCATGAAGGATGGGATGATTCAACAGGTTGGAGTTCCAAAAGAAGTATATGATTATCCTAATAATGTGTTTGTTGGCGGTTTCATCGGTTCACCGGCTATGAACTTTATTAACGGGCACCTGGAGAACGGCAAGTTTATTGTTGGGGAACATGAGCTTGTGGTGCCTGAAGGCAAAATGAAAAAGCTGCAAAACTACATTGGCAAAGAAGTCATCTTGGGCATTCGTCCAGAAGATATTCATGACGAACCGCTCTTTATCGAGTCATCTCCCGGGTCTGTCATCAATGCCCATATTGAAGTGGCGGAATTGATGGGGGCAGAAACCTATCTGTACAGTAAGCTGGCCGGCCAAGAGTTTATTGCCCGTGTCGATTCCAGAACCGATGTGAAAAATGGCCAAAACTTAAAACTGGCCTTTGATATGAACAAAGTGCACTTCTTCGATGTGAAAACAGAGGAACGCATTAAATAA
- a CDS encoding PucR family transcriptional regulator → MEKRIYAGLVLMEHLKQTWLYLTLVKIFGEQTVVVDEGKQRPNFAYFPVKDGEHILGWLGLPHSVLDEKSKQLIEVLVTKQPPLSNSGVGGEALYWRTFMKQDLRHWERQWDKLNYPADTRFGNIYFWIKTEQNTEELYPAVKEIVEGVLEEKSILVPYTGNLFVWVIPDYDQQRSLLADVVEGILDTIRSECMLDCLCYLGEAYPMPTPLQDHVHQELSYFRLAHDYQIKERVLYYRLLIPYLLLESLSKEERERMVDKLVGLVREDQELMHTIRVFLEQNLNVSETAKKLYIHRNSMQYRLDKFIEKTDIDIRQFKHAMTVYLALLAISRLD, encoded by the coding sequence ATGGAGAAGAGAATATATGCGGGGTTGGTTTTGATGGAACATTTAAAACAAACATGGTTGTACCTCACACTTGTTAAGATTTTTGGAGAGCAAACCGTGGTGGTTGATGAAGGCAAGCAGCGCCCCAATTTCGCTTATTTTCCTGTTAAAGATGGCGAACACATTTTGGGGTGGCTTGGTCTGCCCCACTCCGTTTTAGATGAAAAAAGTAAACAATTAATAGAAGTGCTGGTTACAAAACAGCCCCCTCTGTCCAACAGCGGGGTAGGCGGTGAAGCCTTGTACTGGCGCACATTTATGAAACAAGACCTCCGGCATTGGGAAAGACAGTGGGACAAGCTAAATTACCCAGCGGATACACGTTTCGGGAATATTTATTTCTGGATTAAAACGGAGCAAAACACGGAGGAGCTCTATCCGGCTGTCAAAGAGATTGTGGAAGGGGTTTTGGAGGAAAAAAGCATTCTGGTTCCGTATACTGGGAATTTGTTTGTGTGGGTCATTCCCGATTATGATCAACAAAGGTCCTTGCTGGCCGATGTGGTTGAAGGCATCTTGGATACCATTCGCTCGGAATGTATGTTAGACTGTTTGTGTTACCTGGGAGAAGCGTACCCCATGCCCACTCCACTTCAAGATCATGTGCACCAAGAGCTTTCTTATTTTAGGCTTGCTCATGATTACCAAATCAAGGAAAGAGTGCTGTATTACCGTTTGCTTATCCCATACTTGTTGCTAGAATCCCTTTCCAAAGAGGAACGGGAACGCATGGTGGACAAGCTGGTTGGGCTGGTGCGGGAGGATCAGGAACTGATGCATACGATCCGCGTCTTTTTAGAGCAAAACCTGAATGTGTCGGAAACAGCAAAAAAGCTGTATATCCATCGCAACAGCATGCAATACCGGTTGGATAAGTTTATTGAAAAAACGGACATCGATATACGGCAGTTTAAACACGCCATGACGGTTTACTTAGCCTTGCTTGCTATATCTCGACTGGACTGA
- a CDS encoding rhomboid family protein — MDLRDRLLYALTLVLMRKHEFQKMQDPFPQEQHHITDFFDQPLPEHWLVRNEGRDYQLLRIQAVDASGPSALSRDLRKLADHIPLFRKRLRARSLHVVNLYIFPHGESFSLPEHTEDIRNVDDKRSRLTIQFIHVSEGGWPYAEPKMEGLNLQEINIDTDKLLAQVVRLAQFHTAFELKEMVKGEEKRQEEAFKKVFHYGKPYLTISFLIINVFIFMFLEWVGSSTDPQTLITYGAKWNPLIIAGEYWRLVTPMFLHIGIWHLMFNSLALYFLGGAVERIFGSFRFLWIYMFAGISGTLASFAFTPNLAAGASGAIFGCFGALLYFGLKRRNLFFRTIGMDIIFILIFNLAIGFIIPMIDNYGHIGGLIGGFLAAAMVNLPGERQWKERIATAFSSGLAVLLLLKIGFNQPLDSPFYHLIQAEMHLNEESVEDALFHIERALEMGLDRPEVYVQLGAIYNYQGQYEQAEETLLMAKEKGADQAELYFHLSYAQLKQNKYDEGRINLQEAIARDPDMMEAYYNLALVYKEQQEYAYAAEVIERAYQRGIRDEKLEELYEQILREQEGSSYVSSMGV, encoded by the coding sequence TTGGATCTTCGTGATCGATTGCTGTATGCACTGACACTGGTACTGATGCGCAAACATGAATTCCAAAAAATGCAAGATCCTTTTCCTCAGGAACAACACCATATTACTGACTTTTTCGATCAGCCTTTGCCTGAACACTGGCTGGTGCGCAATGAGGGAAGAGATTACCAATTGCTGCGCATTCAGGCTGTCGATGCAAGTGGCCCGTCGGCCTTGAGCCGTGACCTACGTAAGCTGGCTGATCATATCCCTTTGTTTCGCAAACGCTTACGGGCCCGTTCCTTACACGTGGTAAACTTGTATATTTTTCCCCACGGTGAATCATTCTCCCTTCCGGAGCACACGGAGGACATACGTAATGTGGATGACAAGCGCAGCCGGTTGACCATCCAGTTTATTCATGTCTCCGAGGGCGGTTGGCCGTATGCCGAGCCAAAGATGGAGGGACTCAACTTACAGGAGATCAATATCGACACCGATAAACTGTTAGCCCAAGTGGTCCGTTTGGCTCAGTTTCACACGGCATTTGAGTTGAAAGAAATGGTTAAGGGGGAAGAAAAACGGCAGGAGGAGGCTTTTAAAAAGGTTTTTCATTACGGCAAGCCTTACCTGACCATTTCCTTTCTGATCATCAATGTCTTTATTTTTATGTTTTTGGAATGGGTAGGCTCCAGCACGGATCCCCAGACCTTGATCACTTATGGAGCCAAGTGGAATCCTTTGATTATTGCGGGAGAGTATTGGCGCCTTGTCACGCCTATGTTTTTACATATTGGCATCTGGCATTTGATGTTCAACAGTCTGGCCCTTTACTTTTTGGGAGGCGCTGTGGAGCGTATTTTTGGCAGTTTCCGCTTTTTATGGATCTATATGTTTGCCGGCATTTCGGGAACGTTAGCCAGTTTTGCTTTTACCCCCAACCTTGCGGCTGGAGCTTCAGGAGCCATATTTGGCTGCTTTGGTGCTTTATTGTATTTTGGATTAAAGCGGCGCAATTTGTTTTTCCGGACGATTGGGATGGATATCATTTTTATTTTGATTTTTAACCTGGCTATCGGCTTTATCATCCCCATGATTGACAACTACGGTCATATCGGGGGGCTGATCGGCGGTTTTTTGGCCGCAGCGATGGTTAATCTTCCGGGAGAACGGCAGTGGAAAGAACGCATTGCCACGGCGTTTAGTTCTGGTTTGGCAGTGCTGCTTTTGCTCAAGATTGGTTTTAACCAGCCTTTGGATTCGCCTTTTTACCATTTGATACAGGCTGAGATGCATCTGAACGAGGAAAGCGTCGAGGATGCTTTGTTTCATATTGAGCGGGCCTTGGAGATGGGCTTGGACCGTCCTGAAGTATATGTCCAGCTGGGGGCGATCTATAACTATCAAGGCCAATATGAACAGGCAGAGGAAACCTTGCTCATGGCTAAAGAGAAAGGAGCGGACCAGGCCGAGTTGTATTTTCATCTTTCCTACGCTCAGCTTAAGCAGAATAAATATGATGAAGGGCGGATCAATTTACAGGAAGCTATTGCCCGTGATCCCGACATGATGGAAGCTTACTACAATCTGGCTCTTGTTTACAAAGAACAGCAGGAATATGCCTATGCTGCTGAGGTGATTGAACGGGCATATCAGCGCGGTATACGGGACGAAAAGCTGGAAGAATTGTATGAGCAAATTTTGCGGGAGCAGGAAGGCTCATCGTATGTGAGCAGCATGGGTGTGTAG
- a CDS encoding HAD family hydrolase, producing the protein MWQKIYFDLDNTLFSYEYAFQHAIKDTYLELLEQWEAANLSVPIVPLDDWCEVFKYFSDVYWEDYQNKAISQRDYRRKRYMETMRHFQLPCSPEEADQFHNRAYERALDYVQPYPGLYPLLQCLVDHQFEVGVITNGHAYIQRRKCRKLGLEHYIPDHHIYISEEIGLVKPDPAFFRLVQGPCCPPEAALFIGDAWEHDVVGALEAGWQAVYLNTQNRPRTTSHRPLAEFQHLYQFYQFIQDFLCSTSRTNNRSGKEGNEA; encoded by the coding sequence ATGTGGCAAAAGATCTATTTTGATCTGGACAACACCTTGTTCAGCTATGAATATGCTTTCCAGCATGCTATCAAAGATACTTACCTCGAACTGCTTGAGCAATGGGAAGCAGCCAACCTCTCCGTTCCGATTGTGCCATTGGACGATTGGTGTGAGGTGTTTAAATATTTTAGCGATGTCTATTGGGAAGATTATCAAAACAAGGCTATAAGTCAAAGGGATTACCGGCGCAAACGGTATATGGAAACTATGCGCCACTTTCAACTCCCTTGCAGTCCAGAGGAAGCTGACCAATTTCATAACCGGGCCTATGAGCGTGCACTTGATTATGTCCAACCCTACCCAGGCTTATACCCATTGTTGCAATGTTTGGTTGATCACCAGTTTGAAGTGGGGGTGATCACCAATGGCCATGCCTATATTCAACGTCGAAAATGCCGGAAATTAGGCTTGGAACATTACATCCCCGATCACCATATTTATATATCGGAAGAAATTGGTTTAGTCAAACCTGATCCCGCCTTTTTCAGGCTGGTTCAAGGACCGTGCTGTCCTCCTGAAGCGGCCCTGTTCATTGGTGATGCCTGGGAGCATGATGTCGTTGGGGCTTTGGAGGCGGGCTGGCAAGCGGTATACCTTAACACTCAAAACCGGCCGCGAACCACATCTCACCGCCCTTTGGCTGAGTTTCAGCACTTATATCAGTTTTACCAGTTTATCCAAGATTTTCTGTGCTCAACTTCGCGCACAAACAATCGAAGCGGGAAAGAAGGGAATGAGGCGTGA
- a CDS encoding Spx/MgsR family RNA polymerase-binding regulatory protein translates to MIQLYTFSSCTSCRKARDILNKHQIPFKEKNMSIDPLTREELLHILTYTTNGTTEITSKRSQDVKNLSVELDDLSLNEWIELAVQHPGMLRRPLLVADEQLIVGFNKEEYAGFVKKYKLKHAKEDLTPVACS, encoded by the coding sequence GTGATTCAACTTTATACATTTTCAAGTTGTACGTCGTGTCGCAAAGCACGTGACATTTTAAACAAACATCAGATTCCGTTTAAAGAGAAAAATATGAGCATTGACCCTTTGACCAGGGAGGAACTGTTACACATCTTGACATACACGACGAATGGCACGACCGAGATTACATCTAAGCGGAGTCAGGACGTAAAAAACCTGTCCGTAGAGCTAGATGATTTATCTCTTAATGAATGGATCGAACTGGCTGTTCAACATCCAGGGATGTTGAGACGGCCCTTATTGGTTGCCGATGAACAATTAATTGTTGGGTTTAATAAAGAAGAATATGCTGGTTTTGTCAAAAAGTACAAACTTAAGCATGCTAAAGAAGACCTGACTCCCGTGGCTTGTTCTTAA
- the phnE gene encoding phosphonate ABC transporter, permease protein PhnE: MSLNPEPLKLHRPNRSVYWLKFFGITALMVILYWIALTQTNLSYNTNVSAATTLKRLVVGPFTDEQAIARIPEYSLAMLETVAIAYAGTLIGAILAIPMGFLAAKNISNRLAYIGKGILNGIRAFPELLFAIIFVAAVGMGPYAGVLAIGINSIGMLGKLYSEVVESIDMSVLEALKASGANRLQMIWFGVIPQIIPEFSSYAIYRFEIDVRSASILGLVGAGGIGAPLLIAAQQRSWEQVGMMLLIIIVVVTLIDYLSAYIRRKIV; this comes from the coding sequence ATGAGTTTGAATCCTGAACCGCTAAAACTTCACAGGCCGAACCGGTCAGTTTATTGGCTGAAGTTTTTTGGCATAACGGCCCTAATGGTCATTTTGTATTGGATTGCCTTAACCCAAACCAATTTATCCTACAATACCAATGTTTCAGCGGCTACAACGCTCAAGCGTCTCGTCGTGGGTCCGTTTACCGATGAACAAGCGATTGCCCGTATTCCGGAGTATTCCCTGGCCATGTTGGAAACAGTAGCCATTGCTTATGCCGGAACACTCATTGGCGCCATCTTAGCCATTCCTATGGGTTTTTTAGCGGCCAAAAACATTTCCAACCGCTTGGCATATATAGGAAAGGGGATTTTGAATGGTATCCGCGCCTTTCCCGAATTGTTGTTTGCCATCATTTTTGTCGCCGCAGTGGGAATGGGCCCTTATGCTGGTGTTTTAGCCATTGGTATCAATTCCATCGGGATGTTGGGCAAGCTGTACTCTGAAGTGGTCGAGTCCATTGATATGAGTGTATTAGAAGCATTAAAAGCAAGTGGAGCCAATAGGTTGCAAATGATCTGGTTTGGTGTGATTCCTCAAATTATCCCTGAGTTTTCGTCCTATGCCATCTATCGTTTTGAAATCGATGTCCGTTCCGCTTCCATTCTGGGCTTGGTTGGAGCGGGAGGTATTGGCGCTCCGCTCTTAATTGCAGCCCAGCAAAGGAGCTGGGAACAAGTGGGGATGATGTTATTGATTATTATCGTAGTTGTGACGCTTATTGATTACCTGAGTGCTTATATAAGGCGCAAAATTGTGTAA
- the phnE gene encoding phosphonate ABC transporter, permease protein PhnE, with amino-acid sequence MAKETSKQTVQKIPVIAPKTKKTVTAILIVVVLLYGLAAVQTSAYPDRIVSGLPIIVEFVVQDLIPPNWGYYKTVLEKLMETWNIALLATTLAAIVCLPFSFLAASNITTSKIVYNVTRFFLNILRTIPELVLAVILVGLVGIGALAGILALFIFSLGILAKLISETIEAVDPGPLEAIRATGGNIVQVIWYGVLPQILPHYASYTLYVLEINVRASVVLGFVGAGGIGMILRHQLNYFNYDNVSMIILMTFIAVTIIDTISSRIRERLV; translated from the coding sequence ATGGCCAAAGAAACTTCAAAACAAACGGTGCAAAAAATCCCAGTTATTGCGCCCAAAACCAAAAAAACGGTAACCGCTATTCTCATTGTTGTGGTGCTGTTATATGGTTTGGCTGCTGTTCAAACCAGTGCTTACCCGGACCGGATTGTCTCTGGGTTGCCCATCATTGTTGAGTTTGTCGTTCAAGACCTCATTCCTCCCAACTGGGGTTATTATAAGACCGTGCTGGAGAAGTTGATGGAAACATGGAATATTGCTTTGTTAGCGACCACATTGGCGGCCATTGTTTGTTTGCCGTTCAGTTTCCTGGCCGCTTCAAACATAACCACAAGTAAAATCGTTTATAATGTTACCCGTTTCTTTTTAAATATTTTAAGAACAATCCCTGAACTGGTCTTGGCTGTCATACTGGTTGGCTTGGTTGGCATAGGTGCATTGGCAGGGATTTTGGCCTTATTTATTTTTTCTTTAGGTATTTTGGCCAAGTTAATCAGTGAAACCATCGAAGCGGTGGATCCGGGACCTTTGGAAGCGATTCGAGCGACCGGAGGTAATATTGTGCAAGTCATCTGGTATGGCGTCCTGCCCCAGATTCTCCCTCATTATGCTTCCTACACCTTATATGTTTTAGAGATCAATGTCCGTGCCTCTGTTGTGCTCGGTTTTGTTGGGGCAGGGGGAATAGGCATGATTTTACGGCATCAACTGAACTACTTTAACTATGACAACGTCTCTATGATCATTTTAATGACTTTTATTGCGGTGACCATCATTGACACCATCAGCAGCCGCATAAGGGAGAGATTGGTCTGA
- the phnC gene encoding phosphonate ABC transporter ATP-binding protein translates to MIEFKNVSLVYPNGHQGLKNINLKINEGEFVVVVGLSGAGKSTLIRSINQLVKPTSGELYFDGEDTLKFNERQLRKMRTKIGMIFQNYNLVRRMSVLRNVLSGTLGRTSTLRSMLGLFRQEDIQLAMESLRRVGIEDKAYSRADQLSGGQQQRVSIARALTQKPKLILADEPVASLDPPTSHQVMKDLKRINREDKLTIIVNLHFIDMAMEYADRIIGMRAGEIVFDGPAKEVTEKTFEEIYGRPIKEDDLLGGADS, encoded by the coding sequence ATGATCGAATTTAAAAATGTGTCGCTGGTGTATCCCAATGGTCATCAAGGGTTGAAAAATATTAACTTGAAGATCAATGAAGGCGAGTTTGTCGTCGTTGTGGGTTTGTCAGGAGCTGGTAAATCCACCTTGATCCGTAGCATTAATCAGCTGGTTAAACCAACGTCTGGTGAGCTGTATTTTGACGGGGAAGATACGCTTAAGTTTAATGAGCGTCAGCTGCGTAAAATGCGCACAAAAATTGGCATGATTTTTCAAAATTATAATTTGGTGCGCAGAATGTCTGTGTTGCGTAATGTGTTATCGGGCACATTGGGCCGGACCAGCACTCTGAGAAGCATGCTGGGGCTTTTCCGTCAAGAGGATATTCAATTAGCCATGGAAAGTTTGCGCCGTGTTGGCATTGAGGATAAAGCTTATTCCCGCGCGGATCAATTGTCTGGCGGTCAGCAGCAGCGCGTGAGCATTGCCCGTGCCTTAACGCAAAAACCCAAATTAATTCTGGCTGATGAACCGGTAGCCAGTTTGGATCCGCCAACTTCCCATCAAGTGATGAAAGATCTGAAGCGGATTAACCGTGAAGATAAGTTGACCATTATTGTCAATTTGCACTTTATTGATATGGCCATGGAATACGCTGACCGAATCATTGGCATGCGTGCAGGGGAAATCGTATTTGATGGACCAGCTAAAGAAGTGACTGAAAAAACGTTCGAAGAGATTTATGGGCGTCCCATTAAGGAGGATGACTTGCTTGGGGGAGCGGATAGCTAA
- the phnD gene encoding phosphate/phosphite/phosphonate ABC transporter substrate-binding protein: protein MKRNKLIFLILSMVFVLALAACGTANEDNAGAGEEAEGEEAAGGKEEITRLTMGFVPSQDADKIADTVKPLAERLSEILGVEVDAQVMTDYVGLVEGMRTQQIDIGFLPPFGFVQAEERADVQVILKAERNGELSYRAQYNVRADLEDINSIEDLVANEGLRWAYADPTSASGFLFPASQLMDMGVENVDAHFNHLQVGGHDNALIALLNGDADFATTYEDARERIQDDHPDVMDKIKVVGYTDPIPNDTISLRAGLSEEWVQKIKDAFLSFNDDEEMLEVLNNVYNWTGIAEAKSEDYDIVRTTYERFQDQIQ from the coding sequence GTGAAACGAAACAAACTGATCTTTTTGATACTCTCCATGGTGTTTGTTCTCGCCTTGGCTGCCTGTGGAACGGCCAACGAGGACAATGCGGGAGCCGGTGAGGAGGCAGAAGGGGAGGAAGCAGCAGGGGGGAAGGAAGAGATCACAAGGTTGACTATGGGGTTTGTCCCTTCCCAGGATGCTGACAAAATTGCAGATACGGTAAAGCCCCTGGCCGAACGCTTAAGTGAAATTCTGGGTGTTGAAGTGGATGCCCAGGTGATGACGGACTATGTCGGACTTGTGGAAGGGATGCGCACCCAACAAATCGACATTGGTTTTTTGCCACCTTTTGGATTTGTCCAGGCAGAAGAGCGGGCAGACGTGCAAGTGATTTTAAAAGCTGAGCGTAATGGAGAATTGTCTTACCGCGCCCAGTACAATGTCCGGGCGGATCTGGAAGATATCAATTCGATCGAAGATTTGGTGGCCAATGAAGGCTTGAGATGGGCCTATGCCGACCCCACTTCCGCCTCCGGATTTCTGTTCCCTGCCTCCCAATTGATGGATATGGGCGTTGAGAATGTAGACGCTCATTTTAACCATCTGCAAGTGGGCGGGCACGATAACGCGCTGATTGCTTTGCTGAATGGGGATGCTGATTTTGCCACCACTTATGAAGATGCCCGGGAACGCATTCAGGACGACCATCCCGATGTAATGGACAAAATTAAAGTGGTCGGTTATACCGATCCCATTCCGAATGACACCATTTCTCTCCGTGCCGGACTGAGCGAAGAGTGGGTACAAAAAATCAAAGATGCTTTCTTAAGCTTCAATGATGATGAAGAAATGCTTGAAGTGTTGAACAATGTTTATAACTGGACAGGGATTGCCGAAGCAAAGTCTGAAGACTACGATATTGTGCGTACGACTTATGAGCGTTTCCAAGATCAGATTCAGTAA
- a CDS encoding HAD family hydrolase — protein MNVFQQAELIIFDLDGTLYEDTAHFEYYAQRLAEQIPEDQRKAYWQEYKRMEAGQHIVTIGKVYDVVRDRILELDYPTNLVKQAWTWEGKPLSDEEIARSYPSPIQCDFQSMIAIGDGWWLPNVCARHFGAMDTESAYHATKEYMASDQFQLTPVPGLREALDYLKTKKELVLVTNSQPDDVERLLTMLNLQGLFGLIITGAKKPQYTLHHFSQLLKSYNIDAARALSIGDNFINDIAPAHQLGMKTIFIDMYNLDYPGYDGCKVSSIAETVEAMKQC, from the coding sequence ATGAACGTATTCCAACAAGCAGAACTGATTATTTTTGATCTTGACGGCACATTATACGAAGATACCGCACATTTTGAATACTATGCCCAAAGATTAGCGGAACAGATCCCGGAGGATCAGCGGAAGGCTTATTGGCAGGAGTATAAAAGAATGGAAGCGGGGCAGCATATTGTCACTATTGGCAAGGTTTACGATGTGGTCCGGGACCGTATATTGGAATTGGATTACCCCACAAATCTAGTTAAGCAAGCCTGGACATGGGAAGGGAAACCTTTAAGTGATGAAGAAATAGCCCGTTCTTACCCTTCACCCATCCAGTGCGATTTCCAGTCGATGATTGCCATCGGGGATGGATGGTGGCTGCCCAACGTTTGTGCCCGTCATTTTGGGGCCATGGATACAGAGTCTGCTTATCATGCCACCAAAGAATATATGGCCAGCGATCAGTTTCAATTAACCCCTGTCCCGGGATTAAGGGAAGCCCTGGATTATCTTAAAACAAAAAAAGAGCTGGTTCTAGTGACCAACAGCCAGCCAGATGATGTTGAGCGGCTCTTAACCATGTTAAATTTACAAGGACTGTTTGGACTCATCATCACTGGAGCTAAAAAACCCCAGTACACGCTGCATCATTTCAGTCAGCTGTTAAAGAGTTACAACATTGACGCGGCCCGGGCCCTTTCCATCGGTGACAATTTTATCAATGACATCGCCCCCGCCCATCAATTAGGTATGAAAACCATCTTCATTGACATGTATAATCTAGATTATCCTGGGTATGACGGTTGCAAGGTGAGCAGCATTGCGGAGACCGTCGAGGCCATGAAACAATGCTAA